In Cupriavidus basilensis, the following proteins share a genomic window:
- a CDS encoding chemotaxis response regulator protein-glutamate methylesterase gives MKIGIVNDSHLAVVALRRVIALDPALEVTWVAEDGESAVRLAAARTPDLILMDLMMPVMDGVEATRRIMAATPCAIVVVTMDLGRNATQVFDAMGQGAIDAVDTPTLTQPDSQLASGPLLRKIRNIGRLLEGRAGPARAASAPRRKAGTERLVALGASAGGPAALATVLGGLPAGFTAAVVAVQHVDEAFAAGMADWLDAQCALPVRLAREGEGPQPGTVLLAGSNDHLRLVSASRMVYTEEPSDYLYRPSIDVFFETVAQHWRGDAVGVLLTGMGRDGALGLKAMRERGYLTIAQDQASSAVYGMPKAAAAIGAASEILPLQQIAARIVRACNAINNQG, from the coding sequence ATGAAGATCGGCATCGTCAACGACTCCCACCTGGCGGTGGTCGCCCTGCGGCGCGTCATCGCCCTCGATCCCGCGCTGGAGGTCACATGGGTGGCCGAGGATGGCGAGAGCGCCGTGCGCCTGGCCGCCGCGCGCACGCCCGACCTGATCCTGATGGACCTGATGATGCCGGTGATGGATGGCGTCGAGGCAACCCGCCGCATCATGGCCGCCACGCCATGCGCCATTGTGGTGGTGACCATGGACCTTGGCCGCAACGCCACCCAGGTCTTCGATGCCATGGGACAAGGCGCCATCGACGCGGTGGATACGCCCACGTTGACCCAGCCGGATTCGCAACTGGCAAGCGGTCCCCTGCTGCGCAAGATCCGCAATATCGGCCGCTTGCTGGAGGGCCGCGCCGGACCCGCGCGCGCAGCCTCGGCACCAAGGCGCAAGGCCGGCACCGAGCGACTTGTCGCGCTGGGCGCGTCGGCCGGCGGCCCGGCCGCGCTGGCTACCGTGCTGGGCGGCCTGCCGGCCGGCTTCACCGCCGCCGTGGTCGCGGTCCAGCACGTGGACGAGGCTTTCGCGGCTGGCATGGCCGACTGGCTGGACGCGCAGTGCGCGTTGCCGGTGCGCCTGGCCCGCGAGGGCGAGGGGCCGCAGCCGGGCACCGTGCTGCTGGCTGGCAGCAACGACCACCTGCGCCTGGTCAGCGCCTCGCGCATGGTCTATACCGAAGAGCCGAGCGACTACCTGTACCGGCCCTCGATCGATGTGTTTTTCGAGACCGTGGCGCAGCACTGGCGCGGTGACGCGGTGGGCGTGCTGCTCACCGGCATGGGCCGGGACGGCGCGCTGGGCCTCAAGGCCATGCGCGAGCGCGGCTACCTGACCATTGCCCAGGACCAGGCCAGCAGTGCCGTCTATGGGATGCCCAAGGCCGCCGCCGCCATCGGGGCCGCCAGCGAAATCCTGCCTTTGCAGCAGATCGCCGCCCGCATCGTACGGGCATGCAATGCCATCAACAACCAGGGGTAG
- a CDS encoding response regulator yields the protein MSKDTTPRAPLRPDEYLAMVLLVDDQAMVGEAVRRELEPEHDIDFHYCAKPDEAVAVAERTRPTVILQDLVMPGIDGLTLVRRYRANPATRDIPIIVLSTKEDPLMKSAAFAAGANDYLVKLPDTIELVARIRYHSRSYLNLQQRDEAYRALRQSQQQLLETNLELQRLTNSDGLTGLSNRRYFDEYLGAEWKRANREQSQLALLMIDVDSFKAYNDTYGHVAGDEVLRRVAAVIRENCARPADLPARFGGEEFAMILPSTTPGGARLLAEKVRRAIESLQVPHSGSLVGQHVTVSIGGTAIVPGADLPFSRIVEIADAGLYQAKRNGRNQVVMTS from the coding sequence ATGTCTAAAGATACAACCCCTAGAGCGCCCCTGCGCCCGGATGAATACCTGGCCATGGTGCTGCTGGTGGACGACCAGGCCATGGTAGGCGAAGCGGTACGGCGCGAGCTGGAGCCCGAGCACGATATCGATTTTCACTATTGCGCCAAGCCTGATGAGGCCGTCGCCGTGGCCGAGCGCACCCGTCCCACGGTGATCCTGCAGGATCTGGTGATGCCTGGCATCGACGGCCTGACGCTGGTGCGCCGCTACCGCGCCAACCCGGCAACGCGCGATATCCCCATCATCGTGCTCTCCACCAAGGAAGACCCGCTCATGAAGAGCGCGGCCTTCGCCGCCGGCGCGAACGACTATCTGGTCAAGCTGCCCGATACCATCGAGCTGGTCGCGCGCATCCGCTATCACTCGCGCTCGTACCTCAACCTGCAGCAGCGCGACGAGGCCTACCGCGCGCTGCGCCAGAGCCAGCAGCAGTTGCTCGAGACCAACCTGGAGCTGCAGCGGCTGACCAACTCGGACGGGCTGACGGGGCTGTCGAACCGGCGTTATTTCGACGAGTACCTCGGGGCCGAATGGAAACGCGCCAATCGCGAGCAAAGCCAGCTGGCGCTGCTGATGATCGACGTGGATTCGTTCAAGGCTTACAACGACACCTACGGCCATGTGGCCGGGGACGAGGTGCTGCGCCGCGTGGCCGCCGTGATCCGCGAGAACTGCGCGCGCCCGGCGGACCTTCCGGCGCGCTTTGGCGGCGAGGAGTTCGCCATGATCCTGCCGTCCACCACGCCCGGCGGGGCGCGGCTGCTGGCCGAGAAGGTCAGGCGCGCGATCGAGTCCCTGCAGGTGCCGCATAGTGGGTCGCTGGTGGGGCAGCATGTGACTGTCAGCATTGGGGGCACGGCGATCGTGCCTGGTGCGGATTTGCCTTTTAGCCGGATTGTGGAGATTGCTGATGCTGGGCTTTATCAGGCTAAGCGGAATGGGAGGAATCAGGTTGTTATGACTTCTTGA
- a CDS encoding response regulator transcription factor, translating into MRSQNLSAAPEADIRVLLVEDDPATSARLQSALASLPGIQVMAACAQRASACEWLGAHEPDVLLCDLGLPDGSGIDVIRHARRLYPRCDCMVITMFGDEANVLASIAAGATGYLLKDESDDNLRASVLALRAGGSPMSPVIARKVITRLRSASVPGIPAPDAPGAPGMDVTLSARETEVLDLISRGYTYAETAGHLAISVHTVQAHIKNIYGKLAVNSRTEAVFEAHKLGLLKTL; encoded by the coding sequence ATGCGCTCACAGAACCTGTCTGCGGCCCCGGAAGCCGATATCCGTGTCCTGCTGGTCGAGGATGACCCCGCCACCAGCGCGCGCCTGCAAAGCGCGCTGGCCAGCTTGCCGGGCATCCAGGTGATGGCGGCCTGCGCGCAGCGCGCCAGCGCCTGCGAGTGGCTGGGCGCGCACGAGCCCGACGTGCTGCTGTGCGACCTCGGGCTGCCGGACGGCTCCGGCATCGATGTCATCCGCCACGCGCGCCGGCTGTATCCGCGTTGCGACTGCATGGTGATCACCATGTTCGGCGACGAGGCCAATGTGCTGGCCAGCATCGCCGCGGGCGCCACCGGCTACCTGCTCAAGGACGAATCGGACGACAACCTTCGCGCCTCCGTGCTGGCGTTGCGTGCCGGCGGCTCGCCGATGAGCCCGGTGATCGCGCGCAAGGTCATCACGCGGCTACGCAGTGCCAGCGTGCCTGGGATCCCGGCGCCGGACGCGCCGGGCGCCCCTGGCATGGACGTGACGCTATCCGCCCGCGAGACCGAGGTGCTCGACCTGATCTCGCGCGGGTACACCTATGCGGAAACCGCCGGGCACCTGGCGATCAGCGTGCACACCGTGCAGGCGCACATCAAGAACATCTACGGCAAGCTAGCGGTCAACTCCCGCACCGAGGCCGTATTCGAAGCCCACAAGCTTGGCCTGTTGAAGACCTTGTGA
- a CDS encoding sensor histidine kinase: MALLPILRLVCLSALWLAMGCGVTACGAERGPSAPDPANQVQVLRQALAVVRPDGARQGQAPQPAEVTLPHDWDRVYPGRDGMATYRLDFPYHGGGQDIPALYLARAANSFEMRLNGKLLAASGAMDAPALYGGQRPLYIPVPEAMLQPENALTITIAARANAKAGLSRVEFGPGQLVHSHYLGALWFRVIGPLVITALSLLLTAISLLIWWRQRDPLFGLYALAEIAWSVSVVERLLDSAPLPLHAWLVLVLASRTLFIVATARFALIIIDVRSPWPAWLVTAFLWIKLPLIVVMTFLFNTPSLKLFDWAINMLLACGIATALAWAALRRPSRERLVLAATVALASALSTADVIRIQFSNDYYWDTSLTKYVSQLFSLSMAWLLVDRYTRTTSTLAELNRNLDRKVAQKEEELHLLYAHSREIEREQATLRERGRIMRDMHDGLGSTLVGALSLLRSGHGSPMVLQQHLQQALDALKLSVDAMQDTGGDLAVVLGNLRYRLRARLEAARLRVDWQVERLPPVAGLTPQIVRELQYLLLEAFSNVMQHAGGATVQVVARSVAGAEAILIEIRDDGRGFDAQSGAQGHGLANMRSRAAAIGGELSIASSDRGTTVSLLLYPARWAEGEAA; this comes from the coding sequence ATGGCCCTGCTGCCCATCCTGCGGCTGGTGTGCCTGAGTGCCCTGTGGCTCGCCATGGGCTGTGGGGTCACCGCCTGCGGCGCAGAGCGAGGGCCATCCGCGCCAGACCCGGCGAACCAGGTGCAGGTGCTGCGGCAAGCGCTGGCCGTGGTCCGCCCCGACGGCGCCCGGCAAGGCCAGGCGCCGCAGCCGGCCGAAGTCACATTGCCCCATGACTGGGACCGCGTCTACCCCGGCCGAGACGGCATGGCGACCTACCGCCTGGACTTTCCCTACCACGGCGGCGGGCAGGACATCCCCGCGCTGTACCTGGCGCGCGCGGCCAACAGCTTCGAGATGCGTCTCAACGGCAAGCTGCTGGCCGCCTCCGGCGCCATGGATGCGCCTGCCCTCTATGGCGGCCAGCGCCCCTTGTACATCCCCGTGCCCGAGGCCATGCTGCAGCCGGAGAACGCGCTGACGATCACGATCGCCGCACGCGCCAATGCCAAAGCCGGCCTGTCGCGCGTCGAGTTCGGGCCGGGCCAGCTGGTGCATTCGCACTACCTGGGCGCGCTTTGGTTCCGCGTGATCGGGCCGTTGGTGATCACCGCGCTGAGCCTGTTGCTGACTGCGATCTCGCTGCTGATCTGGTGGCGCCAGCGCGATCCGTTGTTCGGCCTCTATGCGCTGGCCGAGATCGCATGGTCGGTCAGCGTGGTCGAGCGCCTGCTGGACAGCGCCCCGTTGCCGCTGCACGCGTGGCTGGTGCTTGTGCTGGCCAGCCGGACCCTGTTTATCGTGGCCACCGCCCGGTTCGCGCTGATCATCATCGATGTTCGCTCGCCGTGGCCGGCATGGCTGGTCACCGCGTTCCTGTGGATCAAGCTGCCGCTGATCGTGGTGATGACATTCCTGTTCAACACCCCCAGCCTCAAGCTGTTCGACTGGGCCATCAACATGCTGCTGGCGTGCGGCATCGCCACAGCGCTGGCGTGGGCGGCGCTGCGGCGCCCCAGCCGCGAGCGCCTGGTGCTGGCTGCCACGGTGGCGCTGGCCAGCGCGCTGAGCACCGCCGACGTGATCCGCATCCAGTTCAGCAACGATTATTACTGGGACACCTCGCTGACCAAGTACGTCTCGCAGCTGTTCAGCCTCAGCATGGCCTGGCTGCTGGTGGACCGCTATACGCGCACCACCAGCACGCTGGCTGAGCTCAACCGCAACCTGGACCGCAAGGTTGCGCAAAAAGAAGAAGAGTTGCATCTGCTCTATGCGCACTCACGCGAGATCGAGCGCGAGCAGGCCACCTTGCGCGAGCGCGGGCGCATCATGCGCGACATGCACGATGGCCTGGGCAGCACACTGGTCGGCGCACTCAGCCTGCTGCGCTCGGGCCATGGCTCGCCCATGGTGCTGCAGCAACATCTGCAGCAAGCGCTGGATGCCTTGAAGCTCTCGGTCGATGCCATGCAAGACACCGGCGGCGACCTCGCCGTGGTGCTGGGCAACCTGCGCTACCGGCTGCGGGCGCGGCTGGAAGCGGCAAGGTTGCGGGTGGACTGGCAAGTGGAGCGGCTGCCGCCCGTGGCCGGCCTGACGCCGCAGATCGTGCGCGAGCTACAGTACCTGCTGCTGGAAGCCTTCTCCAACGTCATGCAGCATGCCGGCGGCGCCACGGTGCAAGTGGTGGCGCGCAGCGTCGCGGGCGCCGAGGCCATCCTGATCGAGATCCGCGACGACGGGCGCGGCTTCGATGCGCAGTCCGGCGCGCAGGGCCACGGCCTGGCCAATATGCGCAGCCGCGCGGCCGCCATTGGCGGCGAATTGTCGATTGCGTCTTCGGATCGGGGCACAACCGTCAGCCTGCTGCTCTACCCGGCGCGGTGGGCCGAGGGCGAGGCTGCCTGA
- a CDS encoding helix-turn-helix transcriptional regulator → MRAPTLDGFVSKLYILKLVQSSPSTVMTLVDRLREHGVEKNIRSLRPILRSLMIARAITAELVEGSGRVYCITDSGREELHKYLSHLDVLQSDIEQTR, encoded by the coding sequence ATGAGAGCGCCAACGCTAGACGGCTTCGTTTCGAAGCTGTATATCCTCAAGCTTGTCCAGTCGAGCCCGTCGACGGTCATGACGCTGGTCGACCGCCTGCGCGAGCATGGGGTGGAGAAGAACATCCGTTCGCTCAGGCCCATCCTGCGCAGCTTGATGATCGCGCGCGCGATCACGGCGGAGCTGGTGGAAGGCAGCGGCCGCGTCTATTGCATCACCGATAGCGGACGCGAAGAACTGCACAAATACCTGTCGCACCTCGACGTCCTGCAAAGCGACATCGAGCAGACGCGCTAG
- a CDS encoding tripartite tricarboxylate transporter permease, whose product MELIDHLALGFSTALSLQNLAYAFLGCVLGTLIGVLPGLGPLATIAMLLPVTYTLPPVAALIMLAGIYYGAQYGGSTTAILVNLPGESSSVVTTIDGYQMARRGRAGVALATAGLGSFFAGCVATLILAAFATPLSELAFKFGPAEYFSLMCLGLIGAVVLASGSLPKAVAMIVLGLLLGLIGTDVNSGAARFSFDIPELTDGIDFVALAMGMFGFAEIIANLEQKEARETFTDSVTNLWPTREDFRRMIPAVLRGTFLGSALGILPGGGAALASFAAYSLEKKTSKYAHEFGKGAIEGVAGPESANNAAAQTSFIPLLTLGIPPNAVMALMVGAMTIHNIQPGPQVMTSNPALFWGLIASMWIGNLMLIILNLPMIGVWVKLLTVPYRYLYPAILVFCGIGVYSVNNQTFDVFMAAGFGIIGYLFLKLKCEPAPLLLGFVLGPMMEENFRRSLLLSRGEFTVFVTRPLSLGLLIAAASLVAIVALPSIKAKREEAFQEE is encoded by the coding sequence ATGGAATTGATTGACCATCTTGCCTTGGGCTTTTCCACGGCGCTTTCGTTGCAGAACCTGGCATACGCCTTCCTGGGCTGTGTGCTGGGTACGCTGATCGGCGTGCTGCCGGGCCTGGGGCCTCTGGCCACCATCGCCATGCTGCTGCCGGTGACTTACACGCTGCCCCCGGTGGCCGCGCTGATCATGCTGGCCGGTATTTACTACGGCGCACAGTACGGTGGCTCCACCACCGCCATCCTGGTCAACCTGCCGGGTGAATCGTCATCGGTGGTGACTACCATCGACGGCTACCAGATGGCACGGCGGGGACGAGCGGGCGTGGCACTGGCCACCGCCGGCCTGGGTTCCTTCTTTGCCGGCTGCGTGGCTACCCTGATCCTGGCCGCGTTTGCTACGCCGCTGTCGGAACTGGCGTTCAAGTTCGGTCCTGCCGAGTACTTCTCGCTGATGTGCCTGGGCCTGATCGGCGCCGTGGTGCTGGCATCGGGCTCGCTGCCCAAGGCCGTGGCGATGATCGTGCTGGGCCTGCTGCTGGGCCTGATCGGTACCGACGTGAACTCGGGCGCCGCACGCTTCTCCTTCGATATCCCCGAGCTGACCGATGGCATCGACTTCGTCGCGCTGGCCATGGGTATGTTCGGCTTCGCGGAAATCATCGCGAACCTGGAGCAGAAGGAAGCCCGCGAGACCTTCACCGACAGCGTAACCAACCTCTGGCCGACCAGGGAAGACTTCCGTCGCATGATCCCGGCGGTGCTTCGCGGCACGTTCCTGGGCTCCGCGCTGGGCATCCTGCCGGGCGGCGGTGCGGCACTGGCTTCGTTTGCAGCCTACTCGCTGGAAAAGAAGACCTCCAAGTACGCACATGAGTTTGGCAAGGGCGCCATCGAAGGCGTGGCGGGTCCGGAATCGGCCAACAACGCCGCGGCGCAGACCTCCTTCATCCCGCTGCTGACGCTGGGCATTCCGCCCAACGCCGTGATGGCGCTGATGGTGGGCGCGATGACCATCCACAACATCCAGCCGGGCCCGCAGGTCATGACCAGCAACCCCGCGCTGTTCTGGGGCCTGATCGCCTCGATGTGGATCGGCAACCTGATGCTCATCATCCTGAACCTGCCGATGATTGGCGTGTGGGTGAAGCTGCTGACCGTGCCTTACCGCTACCTGTACCCGGCCATTCTGGTGTTCTGCGGTATCGGCGTGTACTCGGTCAACAACCAGACCTTCGACGTGTTCATGGCGGCTGGCTTCGGCATCATCGGCTACCTGTTCCTGAAGCTCAAGTGCGAGCCGGCGCCGCTGCTGCTGGGCTTCGTGCTGGGGCCGATGATGGAAGAGAACTTCCGCCGCTCCCTGCTGCTGTCGCGTGGCGAGTTCACGGTGTTCGTGACCCGTCCGCTGTCGCTGGGCCTGCTGATCGCAGCGGCTTCGCTGGTTGCCATCGTTGCCCTGCCTTCCATCAAGGCAAAGCGCGAAGAGGCGTTCCAGGAAGAGTAG
- a CDS encoding tripartite tricarboxylate transporter TctB family protein, whose protein sequence is MRIRSQKDFASGLMFILVGLCFSWVARGYSMGTAAKMGPGYFPFLLGLVLAVLGAFVLIGAVSKKGEADQLARWDLKTLLWILGSVVLFGLLLKPLGMVLSVFVLVLVSSMASHEFSWKGAVLNAIVLVLISMGAFVYGINLQMPVWPAFITG, encoded by the coding sequence TTGCGCATACGCAGCCAAAAGGACTTTGCCTCCGGCCTGATGTTCATTCTGGTCGGATTGTGCTTTTCCTGGGTCGCCCGCGGCTATTCCATGGGAACAGCCGCCAAGATGGGCCCCGGATACTTTCCGTTTCTACTCGGCCTGGTACTCGCCGTGCTCGGTGCATTCGTGCTGATCGGCGCGGTATCGAAAAAGGGTGAAGCCGACCAGCTCGCCCGCTGGGACTTGAAGACCCTGTTGTGGATTCTGGGTTCGGTGGTGCTGTTCGGCCTGCTGCTCAAGCCGCTCGGCATGGTGTTGTCGGTGTTCGTGCTGGTGCTGGTGTCGTCGATGGCCAGCCATGAGTTCAGCTGGAAGGGCGCGGTCTTGAACGCGATCGTCCTGGTGCTGATCAGCATGGGCGCCTTCGTGTACGGCATCAACCTGCAGATGCCGGTGTGGCCTGCTTTCATTACTGGTTAA
- a CDS encoding MATE family efflux transporter, whose protein sequence is MPTKSKAQLTTGPIGRTLLLFSLPVLGSNILQSLNASINSVWVGHFLGEAALTATSNANIILFFLLGVVFGISMANTIMIGQAVGARDLVEARRVVGTSTTFFILLSVLAAALGYAFTPDILAAMGTPADARALAISYLRIIFLALPFMYFYNFVMMTLRGAGDSRTPFYFMLLSVGLDVVLNPLLIFGIGPFPELGIAGSALSTLIAQLASLAAMLIVLYRRHHFLALRRHQLAYLRPDTAILRALVAKGLPMGLQMVVISSSAIVMMSLVNRYGSQTTAAYGVASQLWTYVQMPALAVGASVSSMVAQNVGAGLWDRVTRITRVGLLFNLLMTGALVALIYLFNRHSLGLFLPDDGTAIGIAQHINAIVLWSFILFGFTIVLFGTVRATGAVMAPLVILFLSMWVVRLPFAWVLERTVGADAIWWSFPLGSVVSVTLAVAYYRFGNWRAAHILPVAPGPAPEPEFAAQAPDTSMGTACEEALSTAGAAGEQALAGKSPAPAEAH, encoded by the coding sequence ATGCCAACAAAATCCAAAGCCCAGCTGACCACAGGCCCGATCGGCCGCACGCTGCTGCTGTTTTCGCTGCCGGTACTGGGCAGCAATATCCTGCAGTCACTCAACGCCTCGATCAATTCCGTGTGGGTGGGGCATTTCCTCGGCGAGGCGGCGCTGACGGCCACCTCAAATGCCAACATCATCCTGTTCTTCCTGCTTGGCGTGGTGTTCGGCATCAGCATGGCCAACACCATCATGATCGGGCAGGCCGTGGGCGCGCGCGACCTGGTCGAGGCGCGCCGCGTGGTCGGCACCAGCACCACATTCTTCATCCTGCTGTCGGTGCTGGCGGCGGCGCTGGGCTACGCCTTCACGCCCGACATCCTTGCCGCGATGGGCACGCCGGCCGATGCCAGGGCGCTTGCCATCAGCTACCTGCGCATCATTTTCCTGGCGCTGCCCTTCATGTATTTCTACAACTTCGTGATGATGACGCTGCGCGGCGCGGGAGACTCACGCACGCCGTTCTATTTCATGCTGTTGTCGGTGGGGCTGGACGTGGTGCTCAATCCGCTGCTGATCTTTGGCATCGGCCCGTTCCCGGAGCTCGGCATCGCGGGCTCGGCGCTGTCCACGCTGATCGCGCAGTTGGCGAGCCTGGCCGCGATGCTGATCGTACTCTACCGCCGCCACCACTTCCTGGCGCTGCGGCGCCACCAGCTCGCCTACCTGAGGCCCGATACCGCGATCCTGCGCGCGCTGGTGGCCAAGGGCTTGCCGATGGGGCTGCAGATGGTGGTGATCTCGTCGTCGGCGATCGTGATGATGTCGCTGGTCAATCGCTACGGCTCGCAGACCACCGCCGCCTATGGCGTGGCCTCGCAGTTGTGGACGTACGTGCAGATGCCCGCGCTGGCGGTTGGCGCCAGCGTGTCGTCGATGGTGGCGCAGAACGTGGGCGCCGGGCTGTGGGATCGCGTGACGCGCATCACACGCGTAGGGCTGCTGTTCAACCTGCTGATGACCGGTGCGCTGGTTGCCCTGATCTACCTGTTCAACCGTCACTCGCTAGGCTTGTTCCTGCCCGATGACGGCACGGCCATCGGTATTGCGCAGCATATCAATGCCATCGTGCTGTGGTCCTTCATCCTGTTCGGCTTCACCATCGTGCTGTTCGGCACCGTGCGCGCCACCGGCGCGGTGATGGCCCCGCTGGTGATCCTGTTCCTGTCGATGTGGGTGGTGCGCCTGCCATTTGCCTGGGTGCTCGAGCGCACCGTCGGCGCCGATGCGATCTGGTGGAGCTTTCCGCTGGGCTCGGTGGTCTCGGTCACGCTGGCCGTGGCGTATTACCGCTTTGGCAACTGGCGCGCGGCCCATATCCTGCCGGTCGCGCCCGGGCCGGCCCCGGAGCCGGAGTTCGCGGCCCAGGCACCCGATACCAGCATGGGCACAGCGTGCGAGGAAGCCCTGAGCACGGCCGGCGCCGCCGGCGAGCAGGCGCTGGCGGGCAAGTCACCGGCGCCAGCAGAAGCCCACTGA
- a CDS encoding DUF1266 domain-containing protein, with amino-acid sequence MNGINIFYLLLGAFVLWRVYRFLRPKRPAVFTRRKQWALTLAQPMVDASSMTGFFNPASDHMTDAARALFRVQLLHQMEFRANATDDEVRQHLAHVFESRWFRADLHALLPTDDPRAALAFACVRMAFFARNVMLMGWVEPMAAWRVLLLNAQRAQDCFASWEDFGHAFIAGRQQWLAAFRADPLGKSFDAASLRQLLAPPKGAWAALAWPDLPAFSPEPR; translated from the coding sequence ATGAATGGGATCAATATCTTCTACCTGCTCCTCGGGGCCTTTGTGCTATGGCGGGTCTACCGCTTCCTGCGCCCCAAGCGTCCGGCTGTGTTCACCCGGCGCAAGCAATGGGCATTGACGTTGGCGCAGCCCATGGTCGATGCCAGCAGCATGACGGGCTTTTTCAACCCCGCCTCGGACCACATGACCGACGCCGCGCGCGCGTTGTTCCGCGTGCAGTTGCTGCATCAGATGGAGTTCCGCGCCAATGCCACGGATGACGAAGTGCGCCAGCACCTCGCCCATGTGTTCGAATCACGGTGGTTTCGCGCCGACCTGCATGCGCTGCTGCCGACCGACGATCCGCGCGCCGCGCTGGCCTTTGCCTGCGTCCGGATGGCCTTTTTTGCGCGCAACGTCATGTTGATGGGCTGGGTCGAGCCGATGGCCGCGTGGCGCGTGCTCCTGCTCAACGCGCAGCGCGCGCAGGACTGCTTTGCCAGCTGGGAAGATTTCGGCCACGCCTTTATCGCCGGGCGCCAGCAATGGCTTGCCGCATTCCGCGCCGACCCTCTGGGCAAGTCCTTCGATGCAGCCAGCTTGCGCCAGCTGCTGGCGCCGCCCAAGGGCGCCTGGGCGGCGCTCGCATGGCCGGACCTGCCGGCGTTCAGCCCCGAGCCGCGCTGA
- a CDS encoding enoyl-CoA hydratase/isomerase family protein, with protein sequence MEQAGLLIDKQGDVTRLTLNRPERGNALSAGLVEALAAAVLACYHDGTRLLAIDGAGTHFCTGFDLGELDGESDDSLLARFVRVELLLQSVHGAPFTTVALVQGRAMGAGADLMVACEQHWIAPGSTLAFPGAAFGLVLGSARLAQLVGVATARDWIASGRAVRAEEALACDMAGDLVAPQARAGALAALAQRARRLDAPTHAAIQAATQGGHAMAEAARAAQLAELVRSAARPGLKARIAAYRAASGR encoded by the coding sequence GTGGAACAAGCCGGTCTGCTGATTGACAAGCAAGGTGACGTCACCCGATTGACGCTGAACCGGCCCGAGCGCGGCAATGCGCTGTCGGCCGGGCTGGTGGAGGCGCTCGCGGCGGCGGTGCTGGCGTGCTACCACGATGGCACCCGCCTGCTCGCCATTGACGGCGCCGGCACGCATTTCTGCACGGGGTTCGACCTGGGTGAGCTCGATGGCGAGAGCGACGATTCGCTGCTGGCGCGTTTCGTGCGCGTCGAGCTGCTGCTGCAAAGCGTGCACGGCGCGCCCTTCACCACCGTAGCGCTGGTCCAGGGCCGCGCCATGGGTGCGGGCGCCGACCTGATGGTGGCCTGCGAGCAGCATTGGATCGCGCCGGGCAGCACGCTGGCTTTCCCCGGCGCGGCCTTCGGCCTGGTGCTGGGCAGCGCCCGGCTGGCGCAGCTGGTGGGTGTGGCGACGGCGCGGGACTGGATCGCGAGCGGACGGGCGGTCCGGGCCGAGGAAGCGCTGGCCTGCGACATGGCCGGCGATCTGGTGGCGCCGCAGGCGCGCGCCGGCGCGCTTGCCGCATTGGCGCAGCGTGCACGCCGGCTGGATGCGCCAACCCATGCCGCTATCCAGGCCGCCACGCAGGGCGGCCACGCCATGGCCGAAGCGGCACGCGCGGCGCAGCTGGCCGAGCTGGTGCGTTCCGCCGCCCGGCCGGGACTCAAGGCGCGCATCGCCGCCTACCGGGCGGCGTCCGGGCGCTGA
- a CDS encoding cysteine dioxygenase encodes MSGNTGNTSNTGNIDRLRAFVATISRVVTQAEREGSSEPDILAQASAALSELVAHDDWLPEAMARPHPVYYQQHLLYGDPLDRFSLVSFVWGPGQQTPVHDHTVWGLIGMLRGAEVDQHYRVEGGRLVEDGDGVVLSAGQVAAVSPTLGDVHRVRNAHDDRVSISVHLYGGNIGRIQRHVYDAASGATKPFVSGYSNALVPNLWAPVAPPAQG; translated from the coding sequence ATGAGCGGCAACACTGGCAACACCAGCAACACCGGCAACATCGATCGGCTGCGCGCGTTCGTTGCCACCATCAGCCGCGTGGTCACGCAGGCGGAACGTGAGGGCAGCAGCGAGCCGGACATCCTCGCGCAAGCCAGCGCCGCGCTGAGCGAACTGGTGGCGCACGACGACTGGCTGCCTGAGGCCATGGCGCGCCCGCATCCTGTCTACTACCAGCAGCATTTGCTCTATGGTGATCCGCTCGATCGTTTTTCGCTGGTCAGCTTCGTCTGGGGGCCGGGCCAGCAAACGCCCGTGCACGACCACACGGTGTGGGGCCTGATCGGCATGCTGCGCGGCGCCGAGGTGGACCAGCACTACCGCGTGGAAGGCGGCCGGCTGGTGGAGGACGGCGATGGCGTGGTGCTGAGCGCCGGCCAGGTGGCCGCGGTCTCGCCCACGCTGGGCGATGTGCACCGCGTGCGCAATGCGCATGACGACCGGGTGTCGATCAGCGTGCATCTCTATGGCGGCAACATCGGCCGCATACAGCGCCACGTGTATGACGCTGCCAGCGGCGCCACCAAGCCGTTTGTATCCGGCTACTCCAATGCGCTGGTGCCCAACCTGTGGGCGCCGGTGGCACCACCGGCGCAGGGGTGA